Part of the Terrisporobacter glycolicus ATCC 14880 = DSM 1288 genome is shown below.
TAACTTTTTATTTAATTCTCCTACTGTCATTGGCTTTTCTAGTAAGTAATATAAAATCAGTAATCTATTTTCGTTAGCTAACACTTTTAATTGTCTTGCTAATCTTTTTGTTTTTTCTTCCACTATTAGGCTTCCTCTCTACTTATGTATGTTTATTATAGTATTCCCATTATTAAAATTAAGTATATTAGCAATAACTAATATACTTAATTTTAATAATTATGTCAATATTTTACATACCATTATAATTTCTTACAATTAAAAAACTATAAGATTTACTCTTATAGTTTTTTAAGTTCTACTGAATTTAAAATTCAAAGTATTCTTTTATAGCATGCACTACTCCATCATCATCATTTGATTTAGCACTATAGTTACATATTTCTTTTAGTTTTGGGTGGGCATTATCCATGGCATAACTATATTTACAACTTTGCATCATTTCATAGTCATTTAAATAATCACCAAAAGCCATTGTTTCATCATAAGAAATATTATAATTTTCTTGAATAATCTTTATGGCTTCGCCTTTATTTACTCCTGGATTCATTAAATCTACCCAATTATGTCCTGATAAACAAACCATTAAATTTGTATTATACTTTTCCAGTAATTTAAATGCATTATTTTCTGCATCAGCTTCATCAAAAACAGCTAGTTTGCATATTTTGTCCTTATCTAACACATCCATTAAATCTTCTACCATTTCAAGCTTTGCGTAGTACATTCTTGCATTTTCTAAAAATACTTCATTATCATTTTCCACATATGCAGATTCAACACCACACAAAATAGGATACATGCCTTCCCCTTGTCTCGCATCCTTCAAAGCTTTTTTAACTTCTTCTGTGTTTATTTCATCTACATAAATAGATTTTCCATTATCATATACAATAGATCCATTATCACTAATATAAACAAGGTCTTCTTTTATGTCTTCAAACTTTTCAAGTAAATTATAATATTGTCTCCCACTAGCAATAGCAAATTTAATCTCTTTTTCTTTTAATTTTTTTACTAAATCAAATAAATACGGTGATAAGTTCTTATTACTATCTAGCAATGTACCATCCATATCTGCTGCAATTAATTTCACTGTCATATTCTATTCTCCCTCTAAAATTTTTCTGTTATTATATCATTAAATTTTTTCATATATTTCTTAATCTAATATTTTTATAAATAAATTGATTAATCGAATATAAAAAAGAGATTAAATAAATATTAATTAATCTCTTTTCTTCTAAGTATATAATCTTTAAATAGCTCTCACTAATATTCTTTCTATTAAATTTAACTATTAATCGTTAGCATTTAACCATTCATTT
Proteins encoded:
- a CDS encoding Cof-type HAD-IIB family hydrolase, which translates into the protein MTVKLIAADMDGTLLDSNKNLSPYLFDLVKKLKEKEIKFAIASGRQYYNLLEKFEDIKEDLVYISDNGSIVYDNGKSIYVDEINTEEVKKALKDARQGEGMYPILCGVESAYVENDNEVFLENARMYYAKLEMVEDLMDVLDKDKICKLAVFDEADAENNAFKLLEKYNTNLMVCLSGHNWVDLMNPGVNKGEAIKIIQENYNISYDETMAFGDYLNDYEMMQSCKYSYAMDNAHPKLKEICNYSAKSNDDDGVVHAIKEYFEF